The Chrysemys picta bellii isolate R12L10 chromosome 12, ASM1138683v2, whole genome shotgun sequence genome has a segment encoding these proteins:
- the LOC135974725 gene encoding zinc finger protein RFP-like yields the protein MAAEIPVESLQEEATCPVCLEYFTEPVTLECGHNFCRACISQCWEGSDTAASCPQCRETVQQRNLRPNRQLANVLEIAKRLSLQAAKGAGGDGVCGEHQEALKLFCEEDQTPICVVCDRSRAHRTHMVVPIEEAAQEYKERIQAHLKTLREEREKLLGLKATAEGKSREYLKQTQTERQKIVTEFQQLRQFLEEQERLLLAQLEKLDEEIVRIQNENVSKFSEQVSRLSELISELEGKCQKPVSEFLQDVRSTLSRCEKRKFEQPEEISPELEEQVSNFSQKTIVLSETLRKVKDTLLSELKRKIIFLSIEEGESFGAHRQVNVTLDPDTAHPKLVLSEDQKSVRCGDTRQRLPNNPERFDSWACVLGCEGFTSGRHCWEVEVGGGRYWAVGVARESVGRKGWISRSPEGGIWAMGWGDRFQALTSPETPLPLSRVPSRIRVCLDCDQGQVTFIDAGDEAPIFTFPPGSIPGERIRPWLWVWRSRLRLRP from the exons atggctgcagagatCCCCGTGGAAAGTCTCCAGGAGGAAGCTACATGTCCCGTCTGTCTGGAGTATTTCACAGAACCTGTCACTCTGGAATGTGGACACAATTTCTGCCGCgcctgcatcagccagtgctgggagggatccgatacagccgcttcctgccctcagtgcagagaaactgtgcaacagagaaatctcaggcccaacaggcagctggcaaatgtCCTAGAAATCGCCAAGCGGCTGAGTTTACAAgcagcaaagggagcaggaggggacggggtgtgtggggaacaccaggaggctctgaaactgttctgtgaagaggatcaaacccccatctgtgtgGTGTGCGACAGATCCCGGGCTCACCGCACTCACATGGTGGTTCCCAtagaggaggctgcccaggagtacaag GAAAGAATCCAGGCCCATCTGAAgactctgagggaagagagagaaaagctgctgggaTTGAAAGCGACTGCAGAGGGGAAGAGCCGGGAGTATCTG aaacaaacacaaaccgagaggcagaagattgtgactgaatttcagcaactgcggcagttcctggaggaacaagagcgactcctgctggcccagctggagaagctggaTGAGGAGATTGTGAGGATCCAGAATGAAAATGTCAGTAAATTCTCCGAGCAGGTTTCCCGTCTCAGTGAGCTGATCagtgagctggaggggaagtgtcagaagcCAGTGAGTGAATTTCTGCAG gatgtcagaagcaccttgagcag GTGTGAGAAGAGGAAGTTTGAGCAGCCAGAGGAGATTTCTCCTGAACTGGAAGAGCAAGTCAGCAATTTCTCCCAGAAAACTATTGTGCTATCGGAGACTCTGAGGAAGGTAAAAG acactctgctgtctgaattgaagagaaaaatcatttttctttcaATTGAAGAGGGTGAATCATTTGGAGCACACAGACAGG tgaatgtgactctggatccagacacggctcatcccaaactcgtcctgtctgaggatcagAAAAGTGTGAGATGTGGAGACACACGGCAGCGActgcccaacaaccctgagagatttgactcttgggcctgtgtgctgggctgtgagggattcacctcagggagacattgctgggaggtagaggtggggggtgggcgatactgggctgtgggggtggccagagagtctgtggggaggaagggatggatcAGCCGCAGCcctgagggggggatctgggctatggggtggggggatcgGTTCCAGGCTCTAACCTCCCCTgaaacccccctgcccctgagccgggtccccagcaggatccgggtttgtctggactgtgaccaggggcaggtgacatttatcgatgctggtgacgaggccccgatcttcactttcccgccgggctccatccctggggagagaatccgaccctggctctgggtgtgGAGATCCCGGCTCAGACTGCGTCCCTGA
- the LOC135974846 gene encoding butyrophilin subfamily 1 member A1-like has product MGRGLLSEPQTYVQGKWSRQLPGIQACPSQNRAAGEYEKWFQPPPEPNSARNALILSLPPVNVTLDPDTAHPQLVLSEDQKSVRRGDTWQQLPNNPERFDTDPCVLGCEGFTSGRHCWEVEVGGGGGWALGVARESVRRKGEIRRSPEVGIWAMEWWLGQFQALTSPVTPLPLSRVPSRIWVCLDCERGQVTFIDPGDEAPIFTFPPGSVSGGRIRPWLQVWYRSRLRLCP; this is encoded by the coding sequence aggcagctccctgggatccaggccTGTCCCAGCCAGAACAGAGCTGCTGGAGAGTATGAGAAATGGTTCCAGCCTCCCCCAGAACCAAACTCTGCCCGtaacgctctgattctctctcttcccccagtgaatgtgactctggatccagacacggctcatccccaACTTGTCCTGTCTGAGGATCAGAAAAGTGTGAGACGGGGAGACACATGGCAGCAACTGCCCAACAACCCTGAAAGATTTGACACTGatccctgtgtgctgggctgtgagggattcacctcggggagacattgctgggaggtggaggtggggggtgggggaggctgggctctgggggtggccagagagtctgtgaggaggaagggagagatcCGCCGTAGTCCTGAAGTGGGGATCTGGGCTATGGAGTGGTGGCTGGGTCAGTtccaggctctcacctccccggtgacccccctgcccctgagccgggtccccagcaggatctgggtttgtctggactgtgagcgggggcaggtgacatttatcgatcctggtgacgaggccccgatcttcactttcccgccgggCTCCGTCTCTGGGGGgagaatccgaccctggctcCAGGTGTGGTACAGATCTCGgctcagactgtgtccctga